One genomic region from Mesorhizobium terrae encodes:
- a CDS encoding argininosuccinate synthase, translated as MTKWKDVKKVVLAYSGGLDTSIILKWLQTELNAEVVTFTADLGQGEELEPARKKAEMLGIKEIFIEDVREEFVRDFVFPMFRANAVYEGVYLLGTSIARPLISKHLVEIAKKTGADAIAHGATGKGNDQVRFELSAYALNPDIKIIAPWRDWSFKSRTDLLDFAEKHQIPVAKDKKGEAPFSVDANLLHSSSEGKVLEDPAVEAPEYVHMRTISPEAAPDKATVIKIGFEKGDAVSINGERLSPATLLAKLNDYGRDNGIGRLDLVENRFVGMKSRGVYETPGGTILLQAHRAIESITLDRGAAHLKDELMPRYAELIYYGFWFSPERQMLQAAIDLSQKDVEGEVTLKLYKGNVMVIGRESAKSLYSDKLVTFEDDQGAYDQKDAAGFIKLNALRLRTLAARNRR; from the coding sequence ATGACCAAGTGGAAAGACGTCAAGAAGGTTGTGCTCGCCTATTCCGGCGGCCTCGACACATCGATCATCCTGAAGTGGCTGCAGACCGAGCTCAATGCAGAGGTCGTCACCTTCACCGCCGACCTCGGCCAGGGCGAGGAGCTGGAACCGGCGCGCAAGAAGGCCGAGATGCTCGGCATCAAGGAGATCTTCATCGAGGACGTGCGCGAGGAGTTCGTCCGCGACTTCGTCTTCCCGATGTTCCGCGCCAACGCCGTCTATGAAGGCGTCTACCTGCTCGGCACCTCGATCGCCCGTCCGCTGATCTCCAAGCATCTCGTCGAGATCGCCAAGAAGACCGGCGCCGACGCGATTGCCCACGGCGCCACCGGCAAGGGCAACGACCAGGTCCGCTTCGAACTGTCGGCCTATGCGCTGAATCCCGACATCAAGATCATCGCACCGTGGCGCGACTGGTCGTTCAAGAGCCGCACCGATCTGCTCGACTTCGCCGAGAAGCACCAGATCCCGGTCGCCAAGGACAAGAAGGGCGAGGCGCCGTTCTCGGTCGACGCCAACCTTCTGCACTCGTCCTCCGAGGGCAAGGTGCTGGAAGATCCGGCGGTCGAGGCGCCCGAATACGTGCACATGCGCACCATTTCGCCCGAGGCCGCGCCCGACAAGGCTACCGTCATCAAGATCGGCTTCGAAAAGGGCGATGCCGTCTCGATCAATGGCGAGCGCCTGTCGCCGGCGACCCTGCTTGCCAAGCTCAACGACTACGGCCGCGACAACGGCATCGGCCGTCTCGACCTGGTCGAGAACCGCTTCGTCGGCATGAAGAGCCGCGGCGTCTACGAGACCCCCGGTGGCACGATCCTGCTTCAGGCGCACCGCGCCATCGAGTCGATCACGCTCGACCGGGGTGCCGCGCACCTCAAGGACGAGCTGATGCCGCGCTATGCCGAGCTGATCTATTACGGCTTCTGGTTCTCGCCCGAGCGCCAGATGCTGCAGGCGGCAATCGACCTCAGCCAGAAGGACGTCGAGGGCGAAGTGACGCTCAAGCTCTACAAAGGCAACGTCATGGTCATCGGCCGCGAGAGCGCGAAGTCGCTCTATTCGGACAAGCTGGTCACCTTCGAGGACGACCAGGGCGCTTACGACCAGAAGGACGCCGCCGGCTTCATCAAGCTCAACGCGCTGCGCCTGCGTACATTGGCGGCCAGAAACCGCCGCTGA
- a CDS encoding lytic murein transglycosylase — translation MALLAKGKVFAATVLAVVAAATGAQAAGKCGKDGSGFAAWVEAYKSDAARRGIDTGPLAGIKYDTGVIRIDRSQHKAFSGSVEQFLARRAPASYVSKAKGYMKSQAGLLKRIEDRYGVQPEVVLAIWGMETGFGANSGNKSVFGPLATLAYDCRRSAFFTNELDSALEIAQKGYIAASQMKGAGFGELGQTQFLPSKYLQYAVDFDGDGRRDLIHSRADVLASTANFLKGHGWVAGGGYGPGEVNFRVWNDWNRASVYQKGLAEFARRIAN, via the coding sequence ATGGCATTGCTTGCCAAGGGGAAGGTTTTTGCGGCCACGGTTCTGGCTGTTGTAGCAGCGGCGACCGGAGCCCAGGCTGCCGGCAAATGCGGCAAGGATGGCAGCGGCTTCGCGGCCTGGGTCGAAGCCTACAAGTCCGACGCGGCGCGCCGCGGCATCGATACCGGCCCGCTGGCCGGCATAAAATACGACACCGGCGTCATCCGCATCGACCGCAGCCAGCACAAAGCGTTCTCCGGTTCGGTCGAACAATTCCTGGCGCGCCGGGCGCCCGCTTCCTACGTCTCCAAGGCCAAGGGCTACATGAAGTCGCAGGCGGGCCTGCTCAAGCGCATCGAAGACCGTTACGGCGTCCAGCCGGAAGTCGTGCTCGCCATCTGGGGCATGGAAACCGGCTTTGGCGCCAATTCGGGCAACAAGAGCGTGTTCGGCCCGCTGGCGACGCTGGCCTATGACTGCCGCCGCTCGGCCTTCTTCACCAACGAACTCGATTCGGCGCTGGAAATTGCCCAGAAGGGCTATATCGCCGCCAGCCAGATGAAGGGCGCCGGTTTCGGCGAACTCGGCCAGACGCAGTTCCTGCCATCCAAATATCTGCAATACGCCGTCGACTTCGATGGCGACGGCCGCCGCGACCTGATCCATTCGCGCGCTGACGTGCTGGCCTCGACCGCCAACTTCCTGAAAGGCCATGGCTGGGTCGCCGGCGGCGGCTATGGCCCCGGCGAGGTGAATTTCCGTGTCTGGAACGACTGGAACCGCGCGTCCGTCTACCAGAAAGGCCTGGCGGAATTCGCAAGGCGGATCGCCAACTAA
- a CDS encoding CPBP family intramembrane glutamic endopeptidase, with amino-acid sequence MAIDPAAFEAYRSGPNGKTTLPRLVLGTVIILLFWGLSTFVAIYLGMHLLEMPPLSVLPEGEDPAAFLASPAGILISLGTFSGIWAGAWLVMRWVHGEPLSALFGTSRRISRSGFLKGLAAVVVTSLLSEILLYLINPGIWRGSIALVSWLLALVPIALLAFIQTSSEELLFRAYLPRGLAKRFRSPLIWALLPTLVFTALHWGAGATPAMNAAGLISIGAFAAVLMMLVYVTGNLGAAFGAHLGNNLFGFLLISHQKSLGGFALLEARSLEDASWAGLDAVLIAGIGIVSSLLTAVLLLHPRSPLRVGPDHGIGK; translated from the coding sequence ATGGCCATCGATCCCGCTGCCTTCGAAGCCTACCGCTCGGGCCCGAACGGAAAGACGACGCTGCCGCGGCTCGTGCTCGGCACGGTCATCATCCTTTTGTTCTGGGGGCTTTCGACCTTCGTCGCGATCTATCTCGGCATGCACCTGCTCGAAATGCCGCCGCTTTCCGTGCTGCCCGAGGGGGAGGACCCGGCGGCGTTCTTGGCATCGCCCGCCGGAATACTCATTTCGCTTGGCACGTTCTCCGGCATCTGGGCCGGCGCGTGGCTGGTTATGCGATGGGTCCATGGCGAACCGCTCTCCGCTCTCTTCGGCACCAGCCGCCGCATTTCGCGGTCTGGTTTCTTGAAAGGGCTCGCCGCCGTCGTCGTGACCTCCCTCCTGTCCGAGATCCTGCTCTATCTGATCAACCCCGGTATCTGGCGTGGGTCGATCGCGTTGGTTTCCTGGCTGCTGGCGCTGGTGCCCATTGCGCTGTTGGCATTCATCCAGACATCCTCGGAAGAACTGCTGTTTCGCGCCTACCTGCCGCGCGGACTGGCCAAGAGGTTCCGCAGCCCGTTGATTTGGGCGCTGCTGCCGACGCTCGTTTTCACCGCCCTGCACTGGGGTGCCGGCGCGACGCCGGCGATGAATGCCGCCGGCCTCATTTCGATCGGTGCCTTCGCCGCTGTTCTGATGATGCTGGTTTATGTGACGGGCAATCTCGGTGCCGCCTTTGGCGCGCATCTCGGCAACAATCTGTTCGGCTTCCTGCTGATTTCGCACCAGAAGAGCCTGGGCGGGTTTGCCCTGTTGGAGGCAAGATCGCTGGAGGATGCGAGCTGGGCCGGGCTCGATGCCGTGCTGATCGCCGGCATCGGCATCGTCTCTAGCCTGCTCACCGCGGTGCTGCTGCTCCATCCACGTTCGCCGCTCAGGGTTGGGCCCGACCACGGCATCGGAAAATAG
- a CDS encoding DUF2270 domain-containing protein: protein MTHDTTPIPVPSLPETRSEAVTAAVHYYRAEIARMAGWRERIDHTTNWAITVVAALLSVSLSTATAHHGVLLFAMLLVYLLLMIEARRYRFFDVYRYRVRQFERHYFAQAFSPVPDASANWQQILGQNLREPRFFISTGDALSRRLRRNYIWMFLILLAAWVLKISTPKLQHEGNSLGISQSFQDVVTNANLGPIPGLFVLAAVTAFFLWLLYACLRTQDDTGESGFGEVHV from the coding sequence ATGACCCACGATACAACCCCGATACCGGTACCGTCGTTGCCGGAAACCCGCTCGGAAGCGGTCACCGCCGCCGTCCACTATTATCGCGCCGAGATCGCCCGCATGGCGGGATGGCGCGAGCGCATCGATCACACCACCAATTGGGCGATCACCGTCGTTGCCGCGCTGTTGTCGGTCTCGCTGTCGACCGCCACGGCCCATCACGGCGTGCTGCTGTTCGCCATGCTTCTGGTCTATCTTCTTTTGATGATCGAAGCGCGTCGCTATCGCTTCTTCGACGTCTATCGGTACCGGGTGCGGCAGTTCGAACGCCACTATTTCGCCCAGGCCTTCTCGCCGGTGCCCGATGCTTCCGCGAACTGGCAGCAGATTCTCGGCCAGAACCTGCGCGAGCCGCGCTTCTTCATCTCGACCGGCGATGCGTTGTCGCGACGCCTGCGCCGCAACTACATCTGGATGTTCCTGATCCTGCTCGCGGCATGGGTGCTGAAGATTTCGACGCCGAAACTGCAGCATGAGGGAAACAGCCTCGGCATTTCCCAATCGTTCCAGGACGTGGTGACCAACGCCAATCTCGGCCCGATCCCGGGCCTGTTCGTGCTTGCGGCGGTGACCGCGTTCTTCCTCTGGCTGCTTTACGCCTGCCTGCGAACGCAGGACGACACCGGCGAAAGCGGCTTCGGCGAAGTGCACGTCTAG
- the ffh gene encoding signal recognition particle protein: protein MFESLQERLGSILNGLTGRGALSEADVSAALREVRRALLEADVALEVVRSFTDKVREKAVGAAVLKSIKPGQMVVKIVHDELVEMLGAEGVAVDLNAPAPVVIMMVGLQGSGKTTTSAKIAKRLTERQGKKVLMASLDTRRPAAQEQLRQLGEQTKVATLPIIAGQTPVDIAKRAVQAAKLGGHDIVILDTAGRTHIDEPLMVEMADIKKASTPHEILLVADSLTGQDAVNLAKNFDDRVGITGLVLTRMDGDGRGGAALSMRAVTGKPIKLIGTGEKMDGLEEFHPKRIADRILGMGDIVSLVEKAAENIDAEKAAAMAKKMQSGKFDLNDLADQLGQMQKMGGMGGIMGMMPGMGKMKDQMAAAGMDDKMFGRQLAIISSMTKAERANPDVLKHSRKKRIAAGSGTDAAEINKLLKMHRGMADMMKAMGGKGKGGGMMRGLMGGLANKMGLGGMMPGMGGMPDLSKMDPKQLEALKKQAEAAGLGGGLPKGLPGGLPGLGGGGLPGLPGGLKLPGLGGPGGLPGSAKKK, encoded by the coding sequence ATGTTCGAATCGCTGCAAGAGCGACTTGGCTCAATTCTGAACGGCCTCACCGGCCGCGGCGCGCTGTCGGAGGCCGACGTCTCGGCAGCGCTGCGCGAAGTGCGCCGTGCGCTGCTCGAAGCCGACGTCGCGCTTGAAGTGGTGCGCTCGTTCACCGACAAGGTGCGCGAAAAGGCCGTTGGCGCGGCGGTGCTGAAGTCGATCAAGCCCGGCCAGATGGTCGTCAAGATCGTCCATGACGAGCTGGTCGAGATGCTGGGCGCCGAGGGCGTTGCCGTCGACCTCAATGCGCCGGCGCCGGTCGTCATCATGATGGTCGGCCTGCAGGGTTCGGGCAAGACGACCACTTCGGCCAAGATCGCCAAGCGGCTGACCGAGCGCCAGGGCAAAAAAGTGCTCATGGCTTCGCTCGACACGCGCCGCCCGGCCGCGCAGGAACAGCTGCGCCAGCTCGGCGAGCAGACCAAGGTGGCGACGCTGCCGATCATCGCTGGCCAGACGCCGGTCGACATCGCCAAACGCGCCGTGCAGGCGGCCAAGCTTGGCGGCCATGACATCGTCATCCTCGACACCGCCGGCCGCACGCATATCGACGAGCCGCTGATGGTCGAAATGGCCGACATCAAGAAGGCGTCGACCCCTCACGAAATCCTGCTCGTCGCCGACTCGCTGACCGGCCAGGACGCCGTCAATCTCGCCAAGAATTTCGACGATCGCGTCGGCATCACCGGTTTGGTGCTGACCCGTATGGACGGCGACGGCCGTGGCGGTGCGGCACTCTCCATGCGCGCCGTCACCGGCAAGCCGATCAAGCTCATCGGCACCGGCGAAAAGATGGACGGGCTGGAGGAATTCCATCCCAAGCGCATCGCCGACCGCATCCTCGGCATGGGCGACATCGTTTCGCTGGTCGAAAAGGCCGCCGAGAACATCGACGCGGAAAAAGCCGCGGCGATGGCCAAGAAGATGCAGTCGGGCAAGTTCGACCTGAACGATCTCGCCGACCAGCTTGGCCAGATGCAGAAGATGGGCGGCATGGGCGGCATCATGGGCATGATGCCCGGCATGGGCAAGATGAAGGACCAGATGGCCGCGGCCGGCATGGACGACAAGATGTTCGGCCGCCAGCTCGCCATCATCTCGTCGATGACCAAGGCCGAGCGCGCCAATCCCGACGTTCTGAAACACTCGCGCAAGAAGCGCATCGCCGCCGGCTCCGGTACCGATGCCGCCGAAATCAACAAGCTGCTCAAGATGCATCGCGGCATGGCCGACATGATGAAGGCGATGGGCGGCAAGGGCAAAGGCGGTGGCATGATGCGCGGCCTGATGGGCGGCCTTGCCAACAAGATGGGCCTTGGCGGCATGATGCCCGGCATGGGCGGTATGCCGGACCTGTCCAAGATGGATCCCAAGCAGCTCGAAGCGCTGAAGAAGCAGGCGGAGGCGGCCGGCCTCGGCGGCGGGCTGCCCAAGGGCCTTCCCGGTGGTTTGCCGGGCCTCGGCGGCGGCGGATTGCCCGGCCTGCCGGGCGGGCTGAAGCTGCCGGGTCTGGGCGGTCCGGGCGGATTGCCCGGTTCGGCCAAGAAGAAGTGA
- a CDS encoding chorismate mutase, translating into MSDDVTMDDARTQLAGYRASIDNIDAALVHMLAERFRCTKAVGVLKATHGLPPADPKRETEQIERLRRLAKEAHLDPDFAEKFLNFVIREVIRHHEQIAAENGASKTG; encoded by the coding sequence ATGAGCGACGACGTGACCATGGACGACGCCCGGACCCAGCTCGCCGGCTACCGCGCCTCGATCGATAATATCGATGCGGCGTTGGTCCATATGCTGGCCGAACGTTTCCGCTGCACCAAGGCGGTCGGCGTGCTGAAGGCCACGCACGGCCTGCCGCCGGCAGACCCCAAGCGCGAGACCGAGCAGATCGAGCGGCTGCGTCGCCTCGCCAAGGAAGCGCATCTCGACCCCGATTTCGCAGAAAAATTCCTGAACTTCGTCATCCGCGAAGTGATCCGCCATCACGAGCAGATCGCAGCGGAAAACGGCGCAAGCAAAACCGGCTGA
- the rpsP gene encoding 30S ribosomal protein S16, which produces MSLKIRLARAGSKKRPYYHIVVADARSPRDGRFIEAIGAWNPLLPKDGERVKVDADRAKHWLSNGAQPTDRVLRFFDEAGIAKREARSNPNKAEPGKKAQERAALLQKAQEAAAAAAASAAAPAETSAE; this is translated from the coding sequence ATGTCACTGAAAATCAGACTGGCCCGTGCGGGCTCGAAGAAGCGTCCTTACTACCACATCGTCGTTGCCGATGCGCGCTCGCCGCGTGACGGCCGCTTCATCGAAGCGATCGGCGCCTGGAACCCGCTGCTGCCGAAGGACGGCGAGCGCGTCAAGGTCGACGCCGACCGCGCCAAGCATTGGCTGAGCAACGGCGCGCAGCCGACCGACCGCGTGCTGCGCTTCTTCGACGAGGCTGGCATCGCCAAGCGCGAAGCTCGCTCGAACCCGAACAAGGCGGAGCCGGGCAAGAAGGCGCAGGAACGCGCCGCTCTTCTGCAGAAGGCCCAGGAAGCGGCTGCTGCTGCCGCGGCCAGCGCCGCTGCTCCGGCCGAGACGAGCGCCGAGTAA
- a CDS encoding cupin domain-containing protein produces the protein MHKTMATRDAIAGMTVGITTSAQLSGAAKLSVVHREKTTGMPMEEMQEIRVLLARLDPGDCTPRHSHRHPVTVYMLEGTFTLELDGRTPVEVKAGEVFVEPPHIAMTGRNLSAGTPARMAIFYVSKPDTPFADPVA, from the coding sequence ATGCACAAGACAATGGCCACCAGGGATGCCATCGCGGGCATGACCGTCGGTATCACCACCTCGGCGCAACTGTCGGGCGCCGCGAAGCTCTCGGTCGTACACCGCGAGAAAACGACCGGTATGCCGATGGAGGAAATGCAGGAAATACGGGTCCTGCTGGCCAGGCTCGATCCAGGCGATTGCACACCCCGTCACAGCCACCGGCACCCCGTGACGGTCTACATGCTGGAAGGCACGTTCACGCTGGAGCTCGATGGACGGACGCCAGTGGAGGTGAAGGCTGGCGAAGTCTTTGTCGAGCCACCGCACATAGCCATGACCGGCCGCAATCTAAGCGCGGGTACGCCGGCGCGGATGGCGATTTTCTATGTCAGCAAGCCTGATACCCCGTTCGCCGACCCCGTGGCTTGA
- a CDS encoding LysR family transcriptional regulator — protein MFDWNDLRYLLAVAREGSTLAAARTLSVNQSTVHRRLVELERRAGFALVVRHPTGYRLTALGEALLPTAERVEAEVAVLQNQIHAHGNELVGVIRLTCPEPLVSRLVGSPYLDLFHEKHPGLKIEFVMSDRYLDLGKGEADVALRSGEPDDETLVGRKIADSIWAVYASKSYLQHHGRPERVDDLGHHALVGFDGMLVNHRAAKWLSAVAPGAKVIARNNSVLGVLHAVKSGVGVAPLPTAIADMEEELVQVLPPVQDLTRGWYLLTRADLRQTPRIGSFFDFTFRHLNLVRPILMG, from the coding sequence ATGTTCGACTGGAACGACCTGCGCTATCTGCTTGCCGTCGCGCGCGAGGGCAGCACGCTGGCGGCGGCACGGACGCTCAGCGTCAACCAGTCCACGGTTCATCGGCGGCTCGTCGAGCTCGAACGTCGGGCCGGCTTTGCGCTCGTCGTTCGGCATCCGACGGGCTACAGGTTGACCGCCCTTGGCGAGGCGCTGCTTCCCACAGCCGAGCGCGTCGAGGCTGAAGTCGCGGTTCTCCAGAACCAGATCCACGCTCACGGGAACGAACTTGTCGGGGTCATTCGCCTGACCTGTCCCGAGCCGCTGGTATCGCGCCTCGTTGGGTCGCCATATCTCGATCTTTTTCACGAGAAGCACCCGGGATTGAAGATCGAATTCGTGATGAGCGACCGCTATCTCGATCTCGGAAAGGGTGAAGCCGATGTGGCGCTTCGCTCAGGTGAGCCGGATGACGAAACGCTGGTCGGCCGAAAGATCGCCGATTCGATATGGGCGGTCTATGCCAGCAAAAGCTATCTTCAACATCACGGCCGGCCGGAACGGGTTGACGACCTCGGCCATCACGCGCTTGTCGGTTTCGATGGGATGCTCGTCAACCATCGCGCGGCGAAATGGCTATCGGCTGTCGCACCCGGCGCCAAGGTCATTGCGCGCAACAACAGCGTGCTTGGGGTGCTGCACGCAGTGAAATCGGGCGTCGGCGTCGCGCCGCTACCCACCGCCATTGCAGACATGGAAGAGGAGCTCGTTCAGGTTCTTCCACCCGTGCAGGACCTCACGCGCGGCTGGTATCTTCTCACGCGAGCCGATCTGCGCCAGACACCGCGCATCGGCAGTTTCTTCGATTTCACCTTCCGCCATCTCAATCTCGTACGGCCGATCCTCATGGGTTGA
- a CDS encoding putative bifunctional diguanylate cyclase/phosphodiesterase — protein MMLTVVRANGLNGGAGSLRDPVEPDGFSPTRASTRVETEFDDVRLVLRRWQAACVDGALPPYEELALGSVGRFADEMAVVRIAADREGFILRAGPRFGALAGLAEPAVSLSALPFALQRAVAGAIDLSRLAAKPRLTLCRSIVDGMVSTVEVLALPLSCRWPGEYFLIFARPRKAQVDLARLLINSTDEGIMALSALETASGEARDYQILSMNDAAARLLGVSAEAMRYHLLSETCAAQRLTDLLDRCGEARAHGVAAPSLELEYELDGEAISLQVGVAETEGLLAVTLTDIREIRNREMLFRSLFDDNPVPMYVRRADGGAFLNVNAAALNLYGRSRAEFLALSIGKLVPGTADRPAVSGERFVRHRTATGADLDVVEYARAITVGGQPAMLSTIVDITERKRAEERVSFLAHHDPLTGVGNRTTFSQEIEDAVATAVAGHQPFTLVLIDLDDFKAVNDTLGHAAGDSLLIETAARIRRLLRRTDLVARLGGDEFAVLLRGALGRNDVETLARRIIQTISEPHGYEGHRLSIGASLGAAMAPVDAREAGALLKCADLALYRSKRDGKGAFHFFEPEMDVEMRERRALELELRSADFDRELELHYQPIISLRSGGLRGFEALVRWRNPRRGMVSPAEFIPLAEETGMIEAIGRWVLDEACRRAASWPDDLIIAVNASAVQFRQGQFAETIRVAIDMSGLDPSRLEIEITESVLLADTGANLALLQQLREIGVRVALDDFGTGYSSMSYLRRFPFSRLKIDRSFVRDIGSSRESMAIVRAIIGLGANLGIDTTAEGVETGAQLELLRQERCGEIQGFLFSPPVDSVGAARIIETYRNGESKVA, from the coding sequence ATGATGCTGACGGTGGTGCGGGCAAACGGGCTGAATGGGGGAGCAGGATCGCTGCGTGACCCGGTCGAGCCCGACGGGTTCTCGCCAACGCGGGCATCGACCAGGGTCGAAACGGAATTCGACGACGTCAGGCTGGTGCTGCGGCGCTGGCAGGCGGCCTGTGTCGACGGCGCCCTGCCGCCCTACGAAGAACTGGCCTTGGGCAGCGTCGGTCGTTTCGCCGACGAGATGGCGGTGGTGCGGATTGCGGCGGATCGCGAAGGGTTCATTCTGCGCGCCGGGCCGCGCTTCGGCGCTCTTGCCGGGCTTGCCGAACCCGCCGTCTCGCTTTCCGCGCTGCCGTTTGCCCTGCAGCGGGCCGTTGCCGGTGCCATCGATCTCTCGCGTCTGGCGGCGAAGCCACGGTTGACGCTTTGCCGTTCGATCGTCGACGGCATGGTGTCGACGGTCGAGGTGCTGGCGCTGCCGCTGTCCTGCCGCTGGCCGGGCGAATATTTCCTTATCTTCGCACGGCCGCGCAAAGCGCAGGTCGACCTTGCCAGATTGCTGATCAACTCCACCGACGAAGGCATCATGGCGCTGAGCGCGCTGGAAACGGCCAGCGGCGAAGCGCGCGACTATCAGATCCTCAGCATGAACGATGCCGCCGCGCGGCTGCTCGGTGTTTCCGCGGAAGCCATGCGCTACCATCTTTTGTCGGAAACGTGTGCCGCCCAGAGGCTGACGGACTTGCTCGATCGATGTGGCGAGGCGCGTGCGCATGGCGTCGCCGCGCCTTCGCTCGAACTCGAATATGAGCTCGACGGAGAGGCTATTTCGCTGCAGGTCGGTGTGGCGGAGACCGAAGGACTTCTGGCGGTAACGCTGACCGACATCCGCGAAATCCGCAATCGCGAGATGCTGTTCCGCTCGCTGTTCGACGACAACCCGGTGCCGATGTATGTGCGGCGCGCCGACGGCGGCGCCTTTCTCAACGTCAATGCCGCGGCGCTCAATCTCTACGGCCGCAGCCGGGCCGAGTTCCTGGCGCTGAGCATCGGCAAACTGGTGCCCGGCACAGCCGATCGGCCGGCGGTTTCCGGCGAGCGGTTTGTCCGCCATCGCACCGCCACCGGCGCCGATCTCGACGTCGTCGAATATGCTCGCGCCATTACCGTCGGTGGACAGCCGGCGATGCTGTCGACCATCGTCGACATCACCGAACGCAAACGCGCCGAGGAACGCGTCTCGTTCCTGGCCCACCACGATCCGCTGACCGGCGTCGGCAATCGCACGACATTCTCGCAGGAGATCGAGGATGCGGTGGCGACCGCCGTCGCGGGCCACCAGCCATTCACACTCGTCCTGATCGACCTCGACGACTTCAAGGCCGTGAACGACACACTTGGCCACGCCGCGGGCGATTCGCTGCTGATCGAGACGGCCGCGCGCATCCGCAGGCTGTTGCGCCGGACCGATCTGGTCGCGCGGCTGGGGGGCGACGAATTCGCCGTGCTGCTGCGCGGTGCGCTGGGCCGCAACGATGTCGAAACGCTGGCCAGGCGCATCATCCAAACAATCTCCGAACCGCATGGTTACGAGGGACACAGGCTTTCGATCGGTGCGAGCCTCGGCGCGGCGATGGCGCCTGTCGACGCGCGCGAAGCCGGAGCCTTGCTCAAATGTGCCGATCTGGCGCTTTATCGGTCCAAGCGCGACGGCAAGGGCGCGTTCCATTTCTTTGAGCCGGAGATGGATGTCGAAATGCGCGAACGTCGCGCGCTGGAGCTCGAGCTGCGCTCCGCCGATTTCGACCGTGAACTTGAGCTGCATTACCAGCCGATCATATCGCTGCGCAGCGGTGGCTTGCGCGGCTTCGAGGCGCTGGTGCGCTGGCGCAATCCAAGGCGGGGCATGGTGTCGCCGGCGGAGTTCATTCCGCTTGCCGAGGAAACCGGCATGATCGAAGCGATCGGTCGCTGGGTGCTGGACGAGGCCTGCCGGCGCGCGGCTTCCTGGCCTGACGACCTCATCATCGCCGTCAATGCCTCCGCGGTCCAATTCCGCCAGGGGCAGTTCGCCGAGACGATCCGCGTCGCGATCGATATGTCGGGTCTGGATCCGTCCCGGCTGGAAATCGAGATCACGGAATCGGTCCTGCTTGCCGATACCGGCGCCAATCTCGCTTTGCTGCAGCAACTGAGGGAAATCGGCGTGCGCGTGGCGCTCGACGATTTCGGCACCGGCTATTCCAGCATGAGCTATCTCAGGCGCTTCCCGTTCAGCCGGCTGAAGATCGACCGCTCATTCGTGCGCGACATCGGCTCCAGTCGCGAATCCATGGCGATCGTGCGCGCCATCATCGGCCTTGGCGCCAATCTCGGCATCGACACGACAGCCGAAGGCGTCGAGACCGGCGCACAACTCGAACTGCTGCGGCAAGAACGCTGCGGCGAGATCCAGGGCTTCCTGTTCAGCCCGCCCGTCGACAGCGTTGGCGCGGCGCGGATCATCGAAACCTACCGCAACGGCGAGAGCAAGGTCGCGTAG